One window from the genome of Pieris napi chromosome 12, ilPieNapi1.2, whole genome shotgun sequence encodes:
- the LOC125054644 gene encoding uncharacterized protein LOC125054644, translated as MVHYLLVLTLAAAVSARTASTNQNSLDEGRSSDDTILGDLKVAYETYRDCSGSDIGSCLKLKLAKALNRISKSDEVTLLGGVTITKDKDAVEKVQEEAIPRNLDESSLDNLILDKIVGFMQSHTVQIKFPTGSDLQRAFDEGRGRRKKLAPLLAIPLLIGGMIVPLAFGALALLAGKALIVSKLALVLAGIIGLKKLLSSSGTGEAHEVVVSAGHGGAGWSRNMRIAFALFLLASVRAMPALDKEEHGAVGNVLGVVKQCFDGDVSLCLKEKALKYVETLSSAREMNLVEGITLVGTGSPRSARAYEPLADEPKAREAQVESRLVDSAADFLENHVIEFRLPSSAVEGMKRSLDEARGKKKKLKQLIPLLAIAKLKILALIPLFLGIIAFAAAKAVLLAKISLLVAGIIALKKLLASKHHETSYEVVAHPHHEEHYPSSGHGWGRTIDEAQDLAYSGHVKSD; from the exons ATGGTACACTACCTCCTCGTGTTAACACTTGCAGCGGCTGTCAGCGCCAGAACAGCTAGCACAAACCAAAACAGTCTGGACGAGGGCAGGAGTTCAGATGACACAATATTAGGAGACCTCAAAGTTGCCTATGAAACATACAGAGACTGCAGTGGTAGCGATATTGGCAGCTGCTTGAAGTTGAAGCTAGCCAAGGCGCTTAACAGGATCTCAAAGAGCGATGAAGTCACTCTTCTCGGTGGAGTCACGATCACAAAAGACAAGGATGCAGTCGAGAAAGTGCAGGAGGAGGCGATTCCAAGAAATCTTGATGAGAGCTCCTTGGACAACCTCATTTTGGACAAAATCGTTGGATTCATGCAATCTCATACGGTCcag ATCAAATTCCCCACCGGTTCGGACCTTCAGCGCGCGTTCGACGAAGGTCGTGGAAGGAGGAAGAAACTCGCCCCACTCCTTGCGATCCCACTTCTGATCGGTGGTATGATCGTACCCCTGGCCTTCGGAGCCCTGGCCCTCCTCGCTGGAAAGGCCCTAATTGTCTCCAAGTTGGCTTTGGTGCTTGCTGGTATCATTGGTCTGAAGAAACTTCTCTCATCAAGTGGAACAGGAGAAGCTCATGAGGTGGTGGTCTCTGCTGGACACGGTGGAGCTGGTTGGAGCAG AAACATGCGGATCGCATTTGCCCTATTTTTACTTGCGTCCGTGCGGGCCATGCCTGCACTGGACAAAGAAGAGCATGGAGCCGTTGGGAACGTCCTTGGTGTTGTAAAACAGTGCTTCGATGGAGACGTCTCGCTGTGCCTTAAG GAGAAAGCTTTGAAGTATGTGGAGACGTTATCATCTGCCCGGGAAATGAATCTGGTTGAAGGAATTACCCTGGTTGGAACTGGGTCTCCCAGGTCTGCGAGAGCCTACGAACCTCTGGCAGATGAACCAAAGGCCAGGGAAGCGCAAGTGGAGTCCAGGCTTGTTGATTCTGCGGCTGACTTCTTGGAGAACCATGTTATCGAATTCCGTTTGCCATCCTCAGCTGTAGAAGGCATGAAACGCTCACTCGATGAAG CTCGTGGCAAAAAGAAGAAGTTGAAGCAGCTCATCCCTCTTCTTGCCATCGCTAAGCTCAAGATCTTGGCTCTCATCCCTCTCTTCCTTGGAATAATCGCATTCGCCGCCGCCAAGGCCGTCCTTCTTGCCAAGATTTCGCTCCTTGTTGCCGGAATCATTGCCCTGAAGAAACTCCTGGCCAGTAAACATCATGAGACCAGCTACGAAGTTGTAGCTCATCCACATCATGAAGAACACTACCCAAGCAGTGGCCATGGATGGGGCAGAACAATCGATGAAGCTCAAGACTTAGCGTATTCAGGCCATGTCAAATCTGATTAG
- the LOC125054667 gene encoding uncharacterized protein LOC125054667: MARFVIIIISLTGVMSIQLQQGETIQENNLDNSLNQCLGDQRGSSVGVCFGKELLTKLNNYEETDSFSLANGISFIRDEKTPRDIGAFLDKDPMDFRSIMEDASSLISKRSLHWDMGMVYPGLVMRIGPTLANGVLEFVIDPRNKDRAYQGQGEVTTGRLLARNLLVPFLLGIKFHISTLLPLLLGLVLIASKKAFLLAKVALLAVTLFSGAGAGYGGSYFGGLNNFAGPTLSSYATSHENIGHYHPATPSGGYYRHPHHSEYFYKEQDDSTTGSPITPDELRDRLERLFVTKKDEDKIRNGRKFSWTPINGG; encoded by the exons ATGGCGAGATtcgtcataataattataagtttaacaGGTGTAATGTCGATACAATTGCAGCAGGGCGAAACAATTCAAGAGAACAACTTAGATAATTCGTTGAACCAGTGTTTAGGTGACCAAAGGGGATCATCGGTCGGTGTTTGTTTTGGGAAGGAATTACTAACGAAGCTAAATAACTATGAAGAAACTGATTCTTTTAGTTTGGCGAACGGGATTTCATTTATCCGTGATGAGAAGACTCCGCGGGATATTGGTGCCTTTCTTGACAAAGATCCTATGGATTTCCG GTCAATAATGGAAGACGCCAGCAGTTTAATTTCCAAGCGATCATTACATTGGGATATGGGTATGGTGTACCCAGGATTAGTTATGAGAATTGGACCTACACTAGCGAATGGAGTTCTGGAATTTGTAATTGATCCGAGAAATAAAGATAGAGCCTATCAAGGACAGGGGGAAGTAACTAcag GTCGGCTTTTGGCGCGAAATCTTCTAGTACCATTCTTGCTTGGAATAAAGTTTCATATATCTACATTACTACCACTTCTGTTGGGTTTAGTTTTAATAGCAAGTAAAAAGGCTTTCTTGCTAGCCAAGGTGGCGCTACTTGCAGTGACTTTGTTTAGTGGCGCCGGCGCAGGTTATGGTGGAAGTTATTTTGGAGGCCTTAACAATTTTGCTGGTCCAACCTTATCTTCATATGCCACATCACATGAAAATATCGGACATTATCACCCCGCTACTCCCTCTGGAG GATACTATAGACATCCTCACCATTCggaatatttttacaaagagCAGGATGACTCCACAACTGGATCCCCTATAACCCCAGACGAGCTTCGGGATAGATTAGAAAGATTATTTGTAACGAAAAAAGATGAGGACAAAATACGAAATGGCCGGAAGTTTTCATGGACCCCTATAAATGGGGGTtag
- the LOC125054863 gene encoding uncharacterized protein LOC125054863 yields MVNRGLVVLCFSAMLAVASADTFGAGLKLLGRMYDNCEKSQEIIQCFKIQATKLMLRAARMETLPIFEGVSLVKRSDQGRAFPSLPEGDLNSLGSDDVDKLLQLSASKLLQSHRVVISPTLASVDVGRSFEEARGKLKKMMGPIMAGLAIKGGFLAMAFQAIAIIAGKALLIGKIALLLSAVIGLKKLVAGGESHEKTTYEIVKHPQVSQTHTYSASHYGGDFDSTGPGGHYRRSVEDEAAAQDRAYRAYAKH; encoded by the coding sequence ATGGTGAACCGCGGGCTTGTTGTCCTGTGCTTCAGTGctatgctggctgtggcttcaGCAGACACCTTCGGAGCAGGACTAAAGCTCCTCGGAAGGATGTACGATAATTGCGAGAAGTCCCAGGAGATTATCCAGTGCTTCAAGATCCAGGCAACAAAGTTAATGCTTAGAGCAGCGAGGATGGAGACACTGCCCATCTTTGAAGGCGTGTCATTAGTTAAGAGATCAGATCAAGGAAGAGCTTTCCCATCTCTACCTGAAGGTGATTTGAACTCCTTAGGGTCTGATGACGTTGACAAGCTACTTCAGCTATCAGCTTCAAAGCTGCTGCAGAGTCATCGCGTGGTTATATCTCCAACTTTGGCCAGTGTTGATGTTGGCAGGTCATTTGAAGAAGCAAGAGGTAAGCTTAAGAAGATGATGGGTCCCATTATGGCTGGTCTTGCGATCAAGGGAGGTTTCTTGGCTATGGCATTCCAGGCAATTGCTATCATCGCGGGTAAAGCCTTGTTGATTGGAAAGATTGCGCTTCTCTTGTCTGCTGTTATTGGTTTGAAGAAGCTGGTTGCTGGCGGAGAATCTCACGAGAAAACAACATACGAGATCGTCAAACATCCCCAGGTGTCTCAAACGCACACATACTCAGCGTCCCATTACGGAGGTGACTTCGACTCTACAGGACCTGGAGGACACTACAGAAGAAGCGTAGAAGATGAGGCCGCTGCTCAAGATAGAGCTTACAGAGCTTATGCTAAACATTAA